In the Actinomycetota bacterium genome, one interval contains:
- the cysA gene encoding sulfate ABC transporter ATP-binding protein yields the protein MSIEVTGVGKRYGDFVALDDVSVSIPTGQLTALLGPSGGGKSTLLRIIAGLEDADHGTIAIEGRDATKVPARKRNVGFVFQHYAAFKHMSVARNVAFGLEIRKAPKAEIRERVQELLTLVHLQQFADRLPAQLSGGQRQRMALARALAVQPTVLLLDEPFGALDAKVRKELREWLRHLHDEIPVTTVFVTHDQEEAIEVADEIVVINEGRIEQVGSPDQLYDEPANFFVMSFLGAVTRLDGHLVRPHDVEVHPSPVPDALPGRVVRAVRVGFEMRFDVEVAGDVVQVVMTRAEARAAALGDGSAVWLRAAAGSVTMPVPPVATPVEALAPVPA from the coding sequence ATGAGCATCGAGGTCACCGGGGTCGGCAAGCGCTACGGCGACTTCGTCGCGCTGGACGACGTGTCGGTCTCCATCCCCACCGGCCAGCTCACCGCGTTGCTGGGTCCCAGCGGCGGCGGGAAGTCCACGCTGCTGCGCATCATCGCCGGACTTGAGGACGCCGACCACGGCACCATCGCGATCGAGGGCCGCGACGCGACCAAGGTGCCGGCTCGCAAGCGCAACGTCGGCTTCGTCTTCCAGCACTACGCGGCCTTCAAGCACATGTCCGTCGCCCGCAACGTCGCGTTCGGCCTGGAGATCCGCAAAGCGCCCAAGGCCGAGATCCGCGAGCGCGTGCAGGAGTTGCTGACACTCGTCCACCTGCAGCAGTTCGCCGACCGGCTGCCCGCGCAGTTGTCCGGTGGCCAGCGGCAGCGGATGGCGCTCGCCCGCGCGCTCGCTGTACAGCCCACCGTGCTGCTGCTGGACGAACCGTTCGGCGCGCTGGACGCCAAGGTGCGCAAGGAACTGCGCGAGTGGCTGCGCCACCTGCACGACGAGATCCCGGTCACGACCGTCTTCGTGACGCACGACCAGGAGGAGGCCATCGAGGTCGCGGACGAGATCGTCGTGATCAACGAAGGCAGGATCGAGCAGGTCGGCAGTCCCGATCAGCTCTACGACGAACCCGCCAACTTCTTCGTCATGAGCTTCCTGGGCGCCGTCACCCGGCTCGACGGTCATCTCGTGCGACCGCACGACGTCGAGGTTCATCCGTCGCCGGTGCCGGACGCCCTACCCGGGCGGGTGGTCCGGGCGGTCCGGGTGGGCTTCGAGATGCGCTTCGACGTCGAGGTGGCCGGTGACGTCGTCCAGGTCGTCATGACCCGCGCCGAGGCGAGGGCGGCGGCGCTGGGCGACGGCTCCGCGGTCTGGCTGCGTGCCGCGGCCGGCTCGGTGACCATGCCGGTCCCGCCGGTGGCCACACCGGTCGAGGCGCTCGCCCCAGTTCCCGCCTGA